TTAATTGGTCCATGACAATTAGTGTTCAACGACCTATAAGACAGGTGAGAACAGGGGAATTCATTCCCACCGCCATTGTCCAACACCGGGTTTGAACTCGAACCTCCCGTTTTCtatagcgattgaaagacaagcgcATCCAACCACTAAGTTACGGCCCATTCACTATTCTCAATTGAAAAtagggaaataaataaataaaattattgttctgttgttttctgtCAATAAGAAAgccttgttctttttttttttcgatagaTAGTCGTAAAAATAATTAGGAAAAGCTCACGTTTTTTTGCTCACAAATCAGAATGTCAGTCAGTTGGCATCTTTTTGGTTTTCCACGGTTCTGACATGCGTAATTCCATTCGGCTGCTTGATTAAAAATCGTCGAATTGATTGCCTgcgtttattttgttcattgtatatttcacttgtatttattttaacttaTTCGTGCTTTATGTCGTACTCcggaatgttttattttatgattgatttctttgtggaggaaaccatgtaGATCCGAGAAGAAACCTTGTGAATCCAGGAAGAAACCATGTAAATCCGGGAGGAGCCCATGGAAATCCGGGAGGAAACCATGTAAACCTAAGACGAAACCATGGAAATCCAAGAAGAGAAATGGAAATCCATGTAGAGCCGTGAGAAAACCATGCCGATCTGGGAAGAAACCATACCCATCTGGGCTCGACAGGTAACAAGCATGCCACAGCTCGGATCTCATTGATCGCTCATCAttgatgattgattgattgattatttatttgattggttttttacgctgtactcaagaatatttcacttgtacgacggcggccagtattatggctggaggaaaccgggtagagcccaggggaaacccacgaccatccgcaggtttctgtgCTGACTTAGATCAAGCCACTTGGgttttattgtttgttgttcattttttgaTGTGagaatatatttgtttcaaGTTGACGTGTGAATTGTAAGTACCTGCTCAGCAACAACATTATGACATCGGGTCGACCAGTACGTGGGATATCCACTAACGCAAAACGGCATGCTCACATTAGTACCAGCAACCAGCCACATTATTCTGGCATCGGGTCAACCAGTATGTGGGATATCCCCTTACGCAAGGGGCCATGCCCACATCACTAACAGCAATCAGTCACCTTATTCTGACATCTGGTTGACCAGTACGTGGATTATCCCTAGGTCAAATCGCATGCACACATCAGTATCAGCAATTGCGCCTGAAGAATCGGTTAAGGAAGGAAAGTACTGCAGTTCAAAAAACGAGACATATATTTGGTATGTGGATAAGCTAGCCATTTGTCGGCATCAATATCCACGTTCAGTAAGGAATAGCGCAGACAAATTTAGGATGGCTCACGAAATGTTTATTCTCTAGCACAGTTGATATTTACAGCTACTGCAAGCAAATAAGTCAAGCAAATTAATGATACGTACACATCATTTAACAGCACTGAAACAAAATGAAGCCTATACAAGATTGTTGTACGAAGAAATACAGCGTAAAGCAGGTGCAATTTGTAATGATTCGTCATGCGCGCAACTGGGTATAGTGTCATGCGCACAACTGGGTATAGCACCAGATGCTGTTTCAGTATCAAGAAACTATATTTTATCATGACCGCACATGACCACCAATGAAATCTAATAGCTTTGTTGGTCTGAGAAGAGCTATTCTGGAGAAAACGAACCCATCCCATCAAAAATGTACCAAACCCTGATCTGAATGACATCACCATGCATGGCCACGTCAGCTTCCGATGTCGCCCAACAAAACAGCAAACGTATaacacaggtatgtatgttaTGTTGGTATCGCCGGTATGGTTTGctgatataatatatatacactcacaGTGATTAGCGGTTAACATTGTTCTGAGGTATTTCTCATGTCACAGGATGCAAAATAAACGTTATTTACTGGGCAAGATAGGCTctttcaacaaacaaaaaatttatttatggaGAAATATTCTAATATATTTCGTGGTATGCACTGGGTATGAGCGGTTAATAGTGATACAGGCTTGATACCTGGCCAACTAAACACGAAACAAAAAGCAATACTGAGACTAAACTGTGTGCGTCATGATAAAAAAAGTGTaacgaaaatgtaaaataaaacttgttGCGTTAGAAGAAATAAAGCAACAGCTTAAATGCAATTCAACTAGTCGCCTTTCTCATAAATGCTGAAGTAATATGCTATGCTTTTAGGTCACACAGTTGACAGCTTTTCCCTAGTAATACGTGGAGTCACAAACACTTCATTTGTTTATACCAGATATCAAACTCAGCCGTATAAAATTCAGATGTAATTTCGAATTcgcagaaaagaaaatatgacaAAGGCTATTCCACATAATTCGACAAATCGCTTATGAAATACAGACTTTCTAGACTTGTCCATTTCGACGACTCGAAGCGACAAATCGCAACGTGTTAACGCCCCTGACGCTTTGTACAAATTTGGATTCGTTTCAGAAGCTGTACAAACATTCCGGCACAACTTTCACTTgattttgtaagaaataaataatcattcaaggCACAAGAACCAAACTTCTTCCTGTTACAGTCTGATAAAACAGGTCGTGCCGTATCTAATTTTGTGATCACCTTATTAAATGCAAAACAGAGATTGCCTCATTTTCCCCCACTATGAAACTGCTGCAAACGTTGGTTGTATGTGGATGGCAGTAAATTTATCGAGTCATCCTAAATGCCACTAGTCATGACATCCTTTCGAACATCGAGTTTTTCAAAATATCATGGTAGCAATGAAACACTACAACGACGGATGAGCCGATGTGTTGGGAGTTCAACTCCGATCAAAGAACAAACAAGGCTTCTTCGCAAAGCCAAATATTTCTCGTTTACATGTTTGGGAACGACAGGCAGGCTGACGAGAATAAAAGATGCCCCGCCCCACATGTCATTCAGAGCGCACGCGACGAGCACGTGCAACTTTCTGATTGGCCCCTTATCCCGTACCGCCATTGTTGATTCGTTGCGTATTCCCATTGGCCTGAAGAGCTAGTTCACCCCTGGCTTTACACTTCGCCACGCTATCGTCTAAGCTCCGCTTCgtctttttatcttttttaactTGTGAAGGTGCCACAGTTTTGGGGCTAGGCTTGTCTTTCACATTTGAAGATTTGTTAATCACTAGTCCATTAGAAGCTGCTTTGTCAGCTTTGTCTTTAGAGTTCGACTCTGACTTCGGAGGAACACTGTCATCGTTACCAGAGACCTCTCGGCCATTGACGGATTTCTGAGCACCGCTGATCTCAGACGCCTGTTGTTTGTCCGCGGTGTTGTTCGATTTATCGCTGGACACGACAGAATTGTCTTTCATTCCATTTCCCGTACCGTTTGTCACTGGGTCTTTGGTGTTGACTGGCGGATTGGACTCGGGAGCACTTTTATCATTGCCTTTGCCTGCCCGCTCCTTCTCCACCGTCTGTTCCTCTTTCACGCGTACCGTATTAGAAGTGCCAGGGTTAGCGCCATCGGCTTTCTCCTCATTATCGGCCTTCTTTTTAATAACTGGATTATTCTCTGTCACCTCTTTGGCAAGGTCGTCCTTTTCTATCGGCTTCTTTTGCTTCTCCTCTGTGTCTTTCTGCTCATGGGGTCGTGTTTCGGTAACGTCTTTAACCTTTTGTTTCTCTTCACTGCTCCTCACGCCCGGCTTTTCTCCCCTCGCAGGTTGAATCTTCGCTGCCGAACCCTCGACTACGTCAGGTCCCCGACCCCTCTCTCGCACTAACGGCTGGGTCCCATCCGACAAATCGCGTTCCGTACACTCAAGCCGCACTCTCTTCACCCCATTCTCGTACACGCAGTAGTAAAGCTTCAAGGGTCCACgctaaaatcagaaaaaaagagacaatTTAAGGGTTGGCAGTCTCACTATAACTAGTTTTAGCATTACTTTTCACTGTGTCCATTGAGAAAGGCAATACCACGAGCACCAATCACTAAGACATTCATGCATAGAATTATTCTTTATACCACCAGCAGAGAAAATCTTGTTATGGTGAGAAGAACGTTGATGATGGTATATTATAATGTAACTTTCTTTATCTTCCTGGTGTTAGGAACGCTCCACTTTTTATGCGCAGTGACCTCAATCTCTTCACATAGTACTTGGCGAAaaccacatttttgttttaatttagcTGGATTCGGCCACGAAATTAGTCAATGATCAGTTCATTCCAGAAGAGGACGATTGAGGCTATGTTTCCCTTAATTTCGAAACCTATTTCATaccaatttaaaatttattttatttttatttttttttaaataccaaaGATCAGCGTATTAGCGGATATGCCATTACTCTATCTTAATACTATATATACCGTACTGACACAACGGACTAAGTTCGGGTCTGTAAGTTTTCATGTTTCGacagaaaaaattattaagaaaaTCCTTAAAACGATGCCGTAACTACGGTATTCATGTTACAATATccccatacaaaaatatttcttcaaacgttctgatcaaattaaaaagaaataaaaggcATGCAGATCTCTGCTTTACCACTGCGGTAATTTCTGattctaaaaaaaatggaaatgcaTATTACTTACTCGTCTCCACGTGTATATGTAAGCTATATCCATTAAGGTGAGATCGTCTTTTAGCGCCTCGTCGCTGTGGAAAATGTCAATCTgcacaaacaggaaataaacaTCGATGAATAAACGCTATACATTCATTTATGTTGCCCGATTGTTGCTTGCAAAGAACATACTGCAAACATTCCCTCGTGAAAAAGTCTTAGTATTGACCACAGCTTATTTGTGCACAATCCAAAATTTACTGAAATTCCTTTCTTCCTTAATTATAATAAGGAATAATATCGATCGTCACTGCTCCGATGACGTCAGCACGACCATGGCGGAAATAACAATACCTAACTGAGCACATCATGCGTTCATGTGACAATGTAGACAATTTTTCAAAGGTTTTACTTTTTCGCAAAGTGGGTCGGGTCAtaaaaagacttcaaaaattatacttttggctgcatcGCTTGTTGCTCAGcggtgagaggttagagtaaggaaataTGGCTGGCtagctggctggctggctggctcggtgtcagtataatgtgactgggtggggtgtcatgtatggtgtcctcggcatgatacttcagtgttggCAGCACTTTTGTCGACATAGACTCGCCCTACCACACgaatacacagtatatgtacacccaCCTAATGCCTCGATCGTCGTTATGCAACTGAAAAACTTAACTATGACGTAAAACCGAAAGCATACATAAATTTACTTTTTCTTCCGGATATTGTTATTCTGAAAACCAAATACTCTACCACAAATATAACAATTACGAATAAGATCATGTAGCCATTAGGGCTTCAGGGCACACATACCTTATATAATGGTGACAAATCGTACTTCAGTCTGACAAACTTTTTAATGTGTGATACTGTGACGGCTGCCGGGCACTGGAGATAACGGATGTCCACTCTCTGGGAAAACGAGAAACAGTTGTTTACAGAAAGAAAGACTAATTTTTACATATAAAGACTATCATTCCAaagttatttttataatttttcaggCTGTGCAATGATACTGCAAGAGAATATTTGACAAATCTGTTTTGGCGTGAGATCAAAgtaaaaaaattgtaaacacTGAAAGCAGACAGATTTTTCCCCCCTttagtcattttatttattcatttcttatgTTTTCAGATCATGAAACCCATTTATCAATAATGAAAACCATTTATCAAtaatgaaaatcattttttattaatgaaaaacataCCGGGTTGGAATCCGCTTTTTCTGGTATTTTATCGACGCcactgaaataaagaaatgataaTCAAAATTATTCTTTAGGTCATTTTCGAACCAATTCTTTCAATTACGttagttttagttttttttatttcgaaaTTGGTATTCCTTCATTAGTTAATGAATAACACTAATATACTTACACTCACTGTAGTTAATTACAGCATAACACCATTATGCTTACACTTACTGTAGTTAATTACAGCATAACACCATTATGCTTACATTTACCCTGTAGTTAATTACAGCATAACACCAATATGCTTACAATTACCCTGTAGTTAATTACTGCATAACACCATTATGCTTACACCTACCCTGTACTTAACTCCAAACTGACACTAATTCGCTCATCTTCTGTGTAAATCACGCGGTCCTTTGCCTCATTACCTACGGCCTCTCCCGACAAGCGGATTCTCTTTACTACAACgaataaaatagataaaattaatcaatatataaaatacataataaataaccAATAAATACACGACTGGTTAGTTCAGTTTGTGCAATTGCGGTAGACAAAATTAGTATACCTGCACTTTGCCTCGCTACCATGAGAGGGAGGAAGGATTTGAACTCCTGGTCTTATTGGTCAACGGTGTGGTACGACTTTGCACTTTTTTCCTGTATACAGCTCTGTGAGGAAATTGTCATGACTGCCAGTTGTGGTACACGACGCCATCCATGATGGAATTTACAGTTACAAAAGAAAGGCATATAAACATCATTGTTCaccgccatacacaagaatttgAGACTGATACTAAGGGAGTTTTACATCTTACATCTCGATACAGAGATAAACACCACTGAGTGAATGGCGGTTGTAGGGATATCACTGATCCCGAGACGAAAGGAATACCGCCTAGAAGAATCATTTTTAGCCTTTAACGAAACAGTGCCGAATGAAAATTCTCTCCATCTGACAGAAAATGTAATCTGATCACCAGACAGGAAATAATAAGCCAATTCACGGCCAATTAAGAACGACGGCAACGCCTAGTCATTCTTCACGTCCGCCACATCGGCTTTATAACAAGCCCTGCCCTAATTGTTCTACTCCAATAACCTTGGTCCAAATATACAGCCGTAAAATTAAGACAtcatgtgtataaaaaaaagcGGATATAAAAAATACAGGATGAGTTATGTTCAAATAAAAAGTGGAGAGCACTATACCTGACAGGTGTATCCAAACGCCCAtcacaccccacccccccagCCGTCCCCAATTAACGTGGTTGCCAGTATAATAGTGCATCGGGCGTTTGACGAGTGTCCGCAATGACAGCTCACAAATGCTGAGACTTACATGTTTTCTGTCGCTACGGGATATGACcagcagtttattatggacatTCAACCAACGCTGAACAGGTAATGGTCAGTTTTTCGAACACCAACATAATAATCTCACGTAGAAAAATTGCCGTAAATGTCAGATTTTTGGTGAAATTCTGCGGTGCTTCCAGAAATATGTGTCCTTTTGTGCATGCATCAGTCTGAACCGTCGTTGTGTTTATGTAGCGTGCATCACGAAAATGGCTTAATCTCAG
This DNA window, taken from Liolophura sinensis isolate JHLJ2023 chromosome 11, CUHK_Ljap_v2, whole genome shotgun sequence, encodes the following:
- the LOC135477640 gene encoding polycomb group protein Psc-like isoform X2, with amino-acid sequence MYRTTRLKITDLNPHLKCVLCGGYYVDATTIIECLHSFCRTCILRYLETSKFCPICDVMIHKTRPVTNIRADKTLQDLVYKLVPGLYKNEMKRRREYYVKHPDDVKRIRLSGEAVGNEAKDRVIYTEDERISVSLELSTGGVDKIPEKADSNPRVDIRYLQCPAAVTVSHIKKFVRLKYDLSPLYKIDIFHSDEALKDDLTLMDIAYIYTWRRRGPLKLYYCVYENGVKRVRLECTERDLSDGTQPLVRERGRGPDVVEGSAAKIQPARGEKPGVRSSEEKQKVKDVTETRPHEQKDTEEKQKKPIEKDDLAKEVTENNPVIKKKADNEEKADGANPGTSNTVRVKEEQTVEKERAGKGNDKSAPESNPPVNTKDPVTNGTGNGMKDNSVVSSDKSNNTADKQQASEISGAQKSVNGREVSGNDDSVPPKSESNSKDKADKAASNGLVINKSSNVKDKPSPKTVAPSQVKKDKKTKRSLDDSVAKCKARGELALQANGNTQRINNGGTG
- the LOC135477640 gene encoding polycomb group protein Psc-like isoform X1, which codes for MITNDVTPLGEYIRMYRTTRLKITDLNPHLKCVLCGGYYVDATTIIECLHSFCRTCILRYLETSKFCPICDVMIHKTRPVTNIRADKTLQDLVYKLVPGLYKNEMKRRREYYVKHPDDVKRIRLSGEAVGNEAKDRVIYTEDERISVSLELSTGGVDKIPEKADSNPRVDIRYLQCPAAVTVSHIKKFVRLKYDLSPLYKIDIFHSDEALKDDLTLMDIAYIYTWRRRGPLKLYYCVYENGVKRVRLECTERDLSDGTQPLVRERGRGPDVVEGSAAKIQPARGEKPGVRSSEEKQKVKDVTETRPHEQKDTEEKQKKPIEKDDLAKEVTENNPVIKKKADNEEKADGANPGTSNTVRVKEEQTVEKERAGKGNDKSAPESNPPVNTKDPVTNGTGNGMKDNSVVSSDKSNNTADKQQASEISGAQKSVNGREVSGNDDSVPPKSESNSKDKADKAASNGLVINKSSNVKDKPSPKTVAPSQVKKDKKTKRSLDDSVAKCKARGELALQANGNTQRINNGGTG